One genomic region from Oncorhynchus keta strain PuntledgeMale-10-30-2019 chromosome 33, Oket_V2, whole genome shotgun sequence encodes:
- the LOC118366347 gene encoding NADH dehydrogenase [ubiquinone] 1 alpha subcomplex subunit 12-like has translation MDGTIVDREAFHTECTTVSVTQNQSRLKMAEYIHVVRRALGQLGGHGGVKGLFVQLFRANDVKTGALIGVDKYGNKYFEDTRYFFGRHRWVIYTTEMNGKNTMWEVDGSMVPAEWHRWLHCMTDNPPTTHPPTPKKFLAEVHQFNVSGSAQAYVPYSTTRKKIHEWVPPKAQ, from the exons ATGGACGGAACTATTGTGGACCGGGAAGCGTTTCATACGGAATGTACAACAGTGTCCGTTACCCAAAATCAGTCCCGTCTAAAAATGGCGGAGTATATACATGTCGTTCGAAGGGCTTTGGGACAGTTAGGAGGTCACGGTGGTGTGAAAGGCTTATTTGTTCAGTTATTCAG GGCAAATGATGTGAAAACGGGAGCCCTGATTGGCGTGGACAAGTATGGAAACAAGTACTTTGAGGACACACGCTACTTTTTTG GTCGTCACCGCTGGGTGATCTACACCACGGAGATGAATGGAAAGAACACCATGTGGGAGGTGGATGGCAGCATGGTGCCCGCTGAATG GCATCGCTGGCTCCACTGTATGACAGAcaacccccccaccacacaccctCCTACGCCCAAGAAGTTCCTGGCGGAGGTCCACCAGTTCAACGTGAGTGGTTCGGCCCAGGCGTACGTGCCCTACTCCACCACCCGCAAGAAGATCCACGAGTGGGTGCCCCCAAAGGCTCAGTGA